GTAATTTGCTCTAAGTCCAATCCGAGGAGAACAGAGTGAAGCCGATGGCTCCAGCATAGAGGAGACTGCTTCAATCCGTAGATGCTTCTCAAGCGTGAGGtgaggtggaagctagccattgtagtagtataggtaaaccctcgtgtgaaaatggggtaatagtgtttgtgagagaagagcaaagcacacgtaaatagatcaattcacttatcagactgtgtggcgcttcattgacacgagtctttgaatacatttgaaaaaaaaaaacaaataacaattcaatactaaagtaaaatgtatgaacgatatgttccgatgaacaattgcaaatataaatatatatagaaggtgcatttgcatatgattctgattatacgcgaacgtaacatgagcaaatttataacacatgcgaattggggctcttttggtattaacaagttcttccgcatagtaactcgatgttgataattccttaatattttccttcgttgatcgtattgttttcacatattcacgttggaaagccttaacccttctcttcgttggccgaggcatttagattgaatttaatacttttccgtttactgtttttgaaagcataggcagccgtggcagtgttctgagctctgcaatacaattttcttacccaatgttaaagttgctaaaacttacattatagacccattcaacgtaaaaataataattgtattgatatcaacacaattttattctattgattttcatgacatgggacgctatgactccggaataacattttattgagtggtttttatagctgtttcgatgatgttgtttggcatcagtgtcgaaaaaataacgatgattccaccaatacaaacaaaatcaatgctgaaaattgaaaaacgaaaatttaactttcagagcacttgctcgagttttccgacgttcttcactatacggtgcgaaagcagatgaaaatttaatatcttgtgagtaatcgattaaagtttggttgatattacttgatgggaagtgtgcaaaattattgattttctggcgaggggtgagggagggagatgaaagaaatgagcgccattgtagcagccatttgtggctagcttccaccttcaccttaacgtttgCTTCCCTTTAATCTCGAACCCAGGTGGCTGTTTCATGTGAAGTTCCTTTTCAAGCTCACTGTGCAGATAAACCGTCTTTACGTCAAAATGTTTCAGTGTTAGATTTCGCTTACTTGCAATGGCCTCAATGTAGTTGGCCCTGTCACAGGGGAAAATACCTGGTTGAAGTCCTGTCCGAATTTCTGACTTAAACCACGCCTTATACTTCACTATTTCACTAGTTGCGCTTCAGTTTAAATACCCACCGACATCCGACAAGTTTTTGAACTTCTGGAAACTTTACAAAGTCTCACGTTCCATTCACAGCATGCGACTCGATTTCATCCTCCATAGCAATTTTCCACTCAGTACGCTGCATGCAAGTGACCGCTTCCTTGAAGTTACTTGgtttcttcaaataaattcgACGCAAGATCAGCGACCACAAGGAGTTCTTCAATCAACCTTTTCGGTGGAACTCTTTTGCCCAATCTCATTGAACGCCTCGCTATCTCATCCAGAAGAAAACCAGAAAATGATGTTTCCACCTTAGACGCATTCTCGCACAACGTGGTGTTCAAGTTCGAATCCGCTACTACTTCTTCATCGTCAGTTTCTGGTGTTGACTCAGTTCCAGTGTCCGTACCTCCTGAGATCTTGGAGTTTGGATATTGCCTGCCAGTCGACTCTAGAGATATTAACACCATCTTATCTGCCTTATCTTCTGCAGTCGTTTCCTTTTCGAGCGATTTCGACTCCTCTCCTGACGGCTTTAGAATCAAAGGTTCCTCTGCTAGTTGTTCTTCAATCGACGATGAGTCGCCAAAGCTACCACATTCTAGAAATTTGACGTCCCTGTTGATCACAATCCAGTCCCTTCTTCGTACCCAGGAAACGGTAAGCCTTTCGCCCTTCCGCATATCCAATCTTTGTTGCTTTCTTGTCCAGCTTTCGTCGCTTTTCCTTAGGCACGTGTACATAAGCCTCCGATCTAAATATTCGCAAACGGGCATAAAATGGCTTCGTTCCATACCAAAGTTCGTATGGCGTCTTCTGCCTCCGTCCGTCCGAATGACTTTCGTAGCACACCTGAACTGGTTCTCCACCGCACAATATTCTCAGATCTTCTGTTCAGCGTCCGACTTAGCTTTCAACAAGTAAACAACCGTATAACGACTATAATCATCCATCATCGTCATGAAGTACCTGTATCCACTATGTGACACATCTCTATTGTATCCGGCACTTCAGTAGCCAGATTCGCCTTTCCATTCTCCAGCTTCTTCTCTTGCCTTCCCTTGCTCAGCTTCGGGCCATCTCGCCGAAAACAACCTTTTTCTTGCCAGTACGCTCCTTTCTTCTTCCTTTCGATTCTGAATTCACTGTTTTCAACGAAGCCACTCGTTCCGCAGCTTGCTCTTTACGAAATCAACCGTTAACTCGTTTTCTGGCCTGTTTTCGATCACATTGATCAAACTGCCATACGATGGCGCAAGATTCGACAAAATCAGCACCATTAAAACTCGATCCTTCactgcccaaatatgcatggttgacgtaaccaCCAACACCACTCAGTGATGTAAAACGCTTTCTtcttgttgacgtagaactacgtctttcaggaagggtgacaaatcagaaaacaggtcacgtttttatgaaataaaattaacgttaataactattttcactgtgaatgaattctcatgatttgcataccaatcaaaattctctaagatttgtttgatatgctatacattacaattcgttaatctctaaatggtttaaattcatgaaaactggaagaacttcctttttcccatacatttgttctgtcgatttatgtgctaaccctacccgtatttcgaatgcttataactcgaacaattattaacagatcggaaagatgtttgcatcaattgttaggaaatatttatacgcatctatcacaattaattaaatattatttttcatgagatgaacaattgaataactgtaaaatgtcaagcgttatttaaacgccctaactgccaagttttgattggtccgatttacggtttccccaacacagacctcaaaatcgatgtatctgtggaaatgtgcctgggggattccgctttgtcaaaacatgcaagtcgggggtattttttggtgttgagtaaaaatcatcatttcagatactagaggtgaatgaactttcgcggttcgtgaactacgtaaacatgagatgtgcaataatttcagagggaaacgtaaaatacaatgatcgtttgacaattcttccgttcacatattttggtagtcctagtaAAAgcacgttcatcaaatttatttgtaacgaagaacataatctattacaaaaatttcgatgcattctaaaataatattcgaactggtaaacaagtggattgcataatataattgcgtagttctacgtcgaaaatatgcggtcgtttcctagatacaaccccttacaattttttttagccGAATAATTATGACTGTGAATAATTTATATAGACTTATATATCTCAATGTAATGAATAATACCGGTCATAAGTGGGCTGCAGAGTTTGtatgatttttgttattttcatttaattgaGAAACACAAATGTCGCTTACGTCAGccatgcatatttgggcagtTCAGACCCTCTCCAATCACCTCCAAACGGTTTTCCAGACCCGTCATCTCGTTTAGGCGCGAGGAGATCACCCTCTTGCGATAACTGTAGAGAACACAACTTTCGTAAGATGTGAAGTGTCGATGACAGAGACGTTGCCTCGTGAATCTGCTTTATCGAGTCTCACATCTCCTTTGCTATCTGCTTCCGGATGCAAATTTActgttcaaaaaacgaaaaattacaCTTCACAGTTCGAGTTTTCAACAAATGTCCACAAATTCCATGTTGCGCTGGGCCCATATCCTGTTGGGTTATACTCGCAGAGAAATAATAACACCGGAACTATTGATAATTGAGGAATAAAGAAACGATTTATAGAACGCGTGTATACTTTTCAACAGTAGAAACGATTATAGCTAGTAAAGAAAAAGAAATTGCACGAGTGCGGCACATTGACAGCACGCAACTAAACTGCACTGGAAAGTTTGGGCGATTCGGCAGTTCGGCAATTGTTGCCATCCCGATAGAAAGTACTGTGGAGGGCGCCCTGGCACGCCACAGGTTCCGCTAGCGACAGAGTATTTAATTAGTAAAGAAGTCACTCAATATTTGttgagtttatttctcttattCGGattaagaaaaatacattctgtTGAATATTGTTCTCTGTACATGTATTGATCACtccacaatttaaaaaaaatctcatcacTTTTTCCCACTGGCTTTGCGACGACTAAGTGCTTTCTTCTTGCGTTGCAAGTTTTTCATTCTCGCCGCCTTTTCCTTCATCAACTTTGTTTCCTTTTGCATTCGCTGCTTCACGATTTGATCCGCCGATTTCAGGTCCAAATCATGTCTCTTCTTCAGATCCATCTTCGCATTGTGCCGTCCCCAGTGGGTATGCGGATAGTCTCGTTTCTGAACCGGCAGAGCACTCTCATCGTCACTGCCATCGCTGTCTTGCTGCTGTCGCCCGGTCTGCTCATCCGTCTTCGTGCGCTCCTTCCATTTGTCGTATCTTCCGGTCTTGTAAGACGCCGCAATCCACACCCCATGTTCCGTTCGAATTTTGCCAGCTTTCGGGTTCTCAACGTTGACCATCTTCTTCTTTTTGCGGTCCCACTTCTGCAGCCGCTGGTGGAACTTTTGATCGGCAGCCGTATCACCGATCACGGATAGTTCCGCCGAATTCGCTTCGTTGGCAAAATTGTTCACCGAATAGCCGTTCTCTTCGACTTGATCCTTCGCTTGGTACGAGATGTAGTGCTGCTCATCTTTGATTGGGTTTTGCTTTTTCTTTTTCGGCAGAGGTTTTTCCTCCTGCATGCTGGCTATGGCCTTTTTCTGCTCTTCCATTTCCAGCTCTTCCAATTTGCGCTTGTGCTTTTCAATTTTGATGCCATCTTTCCCTCGTTTTGCAGCCATAACCAACAGCTCCTTTGAATTGGATTTTGGATTCAGCTCAAAAATGGTTGTCTGCGGACGAAAGTTTTTCATTTGAGCCAAAAAGTTGTTTCTGAAATCATTCGGATCCTCGGAAGGTTGTTTCtgcaataaaaatttaaaaattatttttaaacaatgaataatcgaaatgacCGAATCGCATACTTTTGATTCCAACATTTTCTTCGCCTTTTTGGTGGCCTTCTTCACTACCTTCTGCTCGACAACAGGATCCTTTTCCGGGGATTTCTTGAAGTCCTCCAACACTTTCATCTCTCCCAGTTTGAAAAGTTTCGCCTTCTTGTTTGAGCTGGCCGATGCCGACGGTCGTGTGGCTATGTACTGTTTGTAGGCTTTGTTGCTGACTCGAAAGATCGTTGCAAGATCATTGTGCTTGACGTAATCCAGCACGAGCTGATGTTCCGCTTCCACCAAATCCGGCGGAGCCAATCCAATCGTTTGACTGTCGTGCACATCCAGCGGACGAGAGAGAAACATATTCAAATCTATCATGTGAGCAATGTCATCGTTGGAGAATATATTGAACGCGGTTCCGTGTCGTCCAGCGCGGGCACATCGTCCAACTCGATGGATGAATAGTTTAGGCTTTCCCGGAAAGTGAACATTAACTACGTAATCCAGCGTAGGAATGTCCAACCCGCGGGCTGCAATATCTGTCACCACCAATACGTTGACTTTTTTCATTGTAAACTTGGCAGTGTTAATTTTGCGCGCAGAAGCATCAAGACTTGAGAACACATACGTGTTCGGAATTCCTGCCTTTGTGAGAATCTAAAATGATACAATATGAACATTTTGGTGTAACTTTAATACCCATCCAAACTTACCAATGAAATCAGCTCCACGTGATGTTGGGTACCAGCAAACAGAACAATCTGCTTATTCTTCGGAATCACCTCTCTCAACAAAACCAACAGCGTGGCATAGCGCTCATCCGGTCTACAGTAGATGAACCTAAAATCTAATGTCTCCGGAATTTTGATTTCAACATCCAGTCGAATCAACGTTGGCTCTCGCAAACCAGCCTTCGCAAACTCCACCATCAGCTTGGGTAGTGTTGCGCTGAACAGCACCATTTGCCTGGCCTCCGGAAGTCTACGCAGCGTATCCGTCAACTGCTCTTCGAATCCCATCTCAAACAACCGATCCGCTTCATCGAACACACAATATTGAATGGATGTCAACTTTAGATCCATCTCAACGCAGAGATGGAGGAAGCGGCCAGGAGTGGCTACAATTATGTCGGGTAAAGTGTGGATCGCTGCGAACTGTGAATCCATCGAATCACCGCCCAGCACCAGAATTGCCTTCAAATCCAAGAACTTGCCCAGCTGTTTGATGAATTTGAACGTCTGTATGGCCAACTCCCTCGTAGGTGTCAGGATAAGTGCCCTCGCACCGTTTTTAATTTCCCGTTGCTTTAATTTTTCGAACAGCGGAATAAGGAAGCAAGCGGTCTTACCGGAGCCAGTTTTTGCCATGGCCACCACATCGCGTCCTTCCATAATCAGTGGAATTGCTTTGCGCTGAATTGGTGTTGGCATTTTGTAACCCATCTTCAGGATTGCCTTCAGAACCGGCATACTGAGACCCATGGCCTGGAATCCACCTCCTTTCTTTTTCTTGCCCTTCTTCGCCGCTCCATCATCGTCGAAATCAATGTCTACGTTTTCAACCGAAAACCCTGGCACTATATTCGGATCTTCAGTGTCCATTGTGGCATGTGTCGTGTACAGGTAATATGATAAACACCAATATATATTTCACACTATTTTAAACTTAAATCTACCGAAATAAGAGTACCTCTTCCAAAACACGTGTGACATAGAAGTTTCGTTTCGAATTTTGGGAAGACTTGTTTATTGTTTTATCGAATAGGCCAACAAGGGCCAACATTGCCATTTCCATCAAGTTGTCAACTTCAAGGTGATACGATCACGGGATGCGTACACTGATGAAAAATAAGCATGAAtttgggctagaggcgaatgaactgaaaagtttaaaccctcttaaagccaaaaagaagaagaagaagaagaagaatcatgAATTTGTTGTACATGGTGTTATCAGTATTGTTTTCTACCAGCTGTTTacacttatgacagacatacattgTCCTCCGAACATTGTATGTCTGTCTGCATGTACAGTGCTAGAACCACGCAagcaatccgcgttgacggcattgagcttcgtattacgaaatgggggacaTGACAATATGAGGTTGCAGAAGAaataaacacacttttaaaataaaaattatgaatgaaaattattttttccaaatcaaattagtactctatgtaaatgaaaatcacttttgcttgcaagtaggaaaaaaatatcatacaaaaattgtgtctaaagataattttatattataatggtaaatgttggtgagaatatctggaaattcatagaaaatagtttaaattagggtcagaacaatgtacttctagtaggtaaataaagccaagaaaaaaatttcatacaaattttagtaatttgaaactgccttagggcgactaatctgatagataaaagttggcctcatacaaactaatgtcgtatctagatgtcgacaccattccgccgtcaacgcgaatttggTACCGACCTGTTTACCGTTGTATATGGCTACAGCATGTCAAttcctgagacgagacatgacaatacggggccgattccggaccacctcttctgtcaaactcggaccacttgcaactcggattctgattggttgatgaggaaaacaattgacaaagataaatatacaaaaatgggatttccaacatttttacatatacattttttttcatattcaaaattgaataataattgcattcacatttcattttagcgaaaatttctattatggattctttgtatattttcgtttctgttaCGTCCGGTGCtcagttcctgaagagagggaaacattgcatcggaatttccaccctacatctttttgtgattctcttgccatctagcatagcataatagcagcggcctagcagaaaagaacattcaattattttccaacagtaatgcagttaacaataaaattaggatcaaataacaaataacaaccaaggcagcaggaaaaattttaaaaacatgttggAACCTGAACAAAGCAtacatacccagcaaacattaagcatttaaacattcatattccactcccaacagaagtcaatcaaacaattattatttctacaaacataaatactcatatataacaatggcgattcgtgaggctataataaacatttcacgaaaatattttgcgccatttgtttttttttctatgtctgtaataaattgtatatgagtatggcaaaagtcgtatttggtgctttgacaattcatgaatatattcatattagatcgcaattcaatttcaacataatcgcaattatagccggtcaaagttgcatattcatccaaacaaa
The Toxorhynchites rutilus septentrionalis strain SRP chromosome 2, ASM2978413v1, whole genome shotgun sequence genome window above contains:
- the LOC129765520 gene encoding ATP-dependent RNA helicase DDX54-like, with product MDTEDPNIVPGFSVENVDIDFDDDGAAKKGKKKKGGGFQAMGLSMPVLKAILKMGYKMPTPIQRKAIPLIMEGRDVVAMAKTGSGKTACFLIPLFEKLKQREIKNGARALILTPTRELAIQTFKFIKQLGKFLDLKAILVLGGDSMDSQFAAIHTLPDIIVATPGRFLHLCVEMDLKLTSIQYCVFDEADRLFEMGFEEQLTDTLRRLPEARQMVLFSATLPKLMVEFAKAGLREPTLIRLDVEIKIPETLDFRFIYCRPDERYATLLVLLREVIPKNKQIVLFAGTQHHVELISLILTKAGIPNTYVFSSLDASARKINTAKFTMKKVNVLVVTDIAARGLDIPTLDYVVNVHFPGKPKLFIHRVGRCARAGRHGTAFNIFSNDDIAHMIDLNMFLSRPLDVHDSQTIGLAPPDLVEAEHQLVLDYVKHNDLATIFRVSNKAYKQYIATRPSASASSNKKAKLFKLGEMKVLEDFKKSPEKDPVVEQKVVKKATKKAKKMLESKKQPSEDPNDFRNNFLAQMKNFRPQTTIFELNPKSNSKELLVMAAKRGKDGIKIEKHKRKLEELEMEEQKKAIASMQEEKPLPKKKKQNPIKDEQHYISYQAKDQVEENGYSVNNFANEANSAELSVIGDTAADQKFHQRLQKWDRKKKKMVNVENPKAGKIRTEHGVWIAASYKTGRYDKWKERTKTDEQTGRQQQDSDGSDDESALPVQKRDYPHTHWGRHNAKMDLKKRHDLDLKSADQIVKQRMQKETKLMKEKAARMKNLQRKKKALSRRKASGKK